The genomic window GTAAAAATCTAATTCTCCCCTATCTTCCAGCAAGTCCATTTTAGAAATATAGACGACAGGATGGATGCCCTTATGTTCTAAGAGTACCAAGAAGCGATCCAGCAAATTGCTGTTGAAGTCCGGTTCCTTGACGGACATGATCACCACAGCTTGGTCAATATTGACAATAGGTGGACGGACCAGGCTATTTTTCCGTTCGTAAATCTTAAGAATATAGCCTTCTGAGTTTTCCTCGGCAGAAAAGTCTACCCAATCCCCAACGTAGGGTGTGTGGCCTTTTTTACGAAAATTCCCACGCGCGCGCGTCTGATAGACTTGGCCATCACTCTCTACATAGTAGAATCCTGCCAAGGCTTTAATAATTTGTCCCTTCATCTTAGAGTCCTTGTCCTTTAAGCGCATCAGCTAGACTGGCAAATTCTTCTAAGCTGAGAGCTTCACCACGCACACTTGGTGACAAGCCTGCCTGATCCAAAGCCTTGGTCAGTTTGTCCTTGATTTCATCAGTCTTGCCAAAGTAACCTGTTAAGTTGTTCCACAAGGTCTTGCGACGATGGGTGAAACTAGCCTTGCATACCTTAAAGAAGAAGTTCTCATCTTTTACTGTTACAGCAGGCTCTGGACGGCGCACCATTTTTAAAATGGCTGAGTCCACATTTGGCGCTGGCACAAAGACCGTACGGGGCACAATGAAGGCAACCTTGGCTGTCATATAATACTGCACCGCAATCGACAAACTACCATAAGCCTTAGTATTTGGCTGTGCTGAGATACGGTCCGCCACTTCTTTTTGCATCATGACCACAAACTCACTAAAAGGAATGCCACTCTCAATCAAGTGCATGAGAATAGGAGTCGTAATGTAGTAAGGCAAGTTGGCTACTACCTTGATTGGTAGGTCTGGATTTTTGAAATTCTGGATATGTTGCGCCAAGTCGACCTTGAGAATGTCCTCGTTGACTACGGTCACATTATCAAAATCACGCAGGGTATCCGCTAAAATCGGTACCAAACGGTGGTCAATCTCAAAAGCCATGACCTCTGCCGCACGCTCAGCCAAAAATTCTGTCAAGGCACCAATTCCTGGACCGATTTCAATGACATTAACCTGATCATCAATCTCAGCTGTATCCACGATTTTTTGAAGAATATTGGTATCCGTTAGGAAATTTTGCCCAAAGGACTTTTTAAAGGTAAAACCGTGACGCTCCAGCACCGCCTTAGTCACGCTATAATCTGCAATTCTCATTTATTCTCTTTTCTAATATAATATGCTTCCGGAGTATAATGATAGAGCAAAACAAATAAGGGAGTCTCAGTAATTCCTTCCAACATCTCTTTTAAGACCGCATTTGGATGGATAATCTCTCGTGTTTTGGTGAAATAAACACCTTGTTCCCCATTTCGATTACGGAGTTCCCAAGCGACATTGTTTCCTTGAACAGACGGCAAATAACGTTCCTTTTCTAGAAAGTCAAAAAATTCTTTCACCGTCATTTCTTCAGGAATCTCAAATTCTGTCTCATGAGACAATGCATCGTCTCCCATACACACAGAATCTCTATCAACTCGAATTTTCATTTCGCACTGTCCTTATAAGCTTCTATTTTAACGCTATCAAAATAAATCTAAGTACCTCTATTGTAACACATTCCTTTTGTATTTTTGGGTTATCTGGCTATTGTTATCACTTTTCAGGACTCTCCAAACAGATTTCGATATCTAAATTTCTTTCCACTATTGAAATAAGCATAAAATTTATTTTTCTAATTCTTTATAGATTGTCTCTTGAAAAGGTCAGTTGTTCAAGTAAGGAATAGAGTTTTGCTTGCTCTTCTTCTTCGTAAGCAGATCTATTTGCTTTTACTTCCCTGCATTTCTCGTCATACAAAAAACCGTCATATCCATCTTCTGTAGATAAGGCTGTGTAGACTTTGGCCATTTCTTCAGGACTAATTGAAAATCTTGACTTGATTTTATAAAGATTTTTCATAAAAGCGCTGAGGTGATCATAGCGGCGCATATCTACTTTGACATTGGTCACACGGATTGCCTGAACCTTGATACCTTTCCAATGTTTCCGCATATAAAGCGACAACATCAACAAGGCTAGTTTATTCTGATAATAGGTCTTGGCAGGACTATAATGTTTTTGACCAGCTAAATTTTCAAAATCAAGCTTCATGAAAGGATAAAGCATCAGCCCTTGAGAAGAAATATTAATAATCCGACCACTCTCTGACTTTTCCAACAAACCTTTCAACAGGATAGAAAGCAAGAAAGGGGCAACAACATTGGTCGCAAATTGCTTTTCTAATCCCTCCTTAGTCAGGATTGGCTTTTTGACCGATAAATCAAAATCCGCTGCATTGTTAATTAAAACATCCAAAGTCTCTTCTTTTTGGATATACTGTTCTACCGCTTTCTTGATACTCTCCAAATCAGATAAATCAGCCAAGATATAATCTACATGTGGATTTCCTGTCTGCTGACGAATTTCCTCACAAGCTTGCTCGGCAGCCTCTTGCCGCCTACAAAATAGGGTCACTGACCACCCTTTCTCAGCTAACTGCCTTGCAGCTTGATAACCGATGCCACTGTTACCACCGGTAATAATTACTTTTTCCATTTTTTACTCCTTTAAACTGAATATTTTGTCATAACTTCTTCCACTTCTGCCAAGGTTACGCCAAACAACTCTAAACGCTTGAGGAGTTGCTTGCCGTTGGAATAGCCGATGCGAAGCTGTTCGCCTAGATACTCTCGGCGTCTACGACTGTCTGCTCCCGCTAGGAAACCTAGGCGAATCAAGTCACCACGGCTGATGTTAAACTCGTTCTC from Streptococcus oralis includes these protein-coding regions:
- a CDS encoding SDR family NAD(P)-dependent oxidoreductase translates to MEKVIITGGNSGIGYQAARQLAEKGWSVTLFCRRQEAAEQACEEIRQQTGNPHVDYILADLSDLESIKKAVEQYIQKEETLDVLINNAADFDLSVKKPILTKEGLEKQFATNVVAPFLLSILLKGLLEKSESGRIINISSQGLMLYPFMKLDFENLAGQKHYSPAKTYYQNKLALLMLSLYMRKHWKGIKVQAIRVTNVKVDMRRYDHLSAFMKNLYKIKSRFSISPEEMAKVYTALSTEDGYDGFLYDEKCREVKANRSAYEEEEQAKLYSLLEQLTFSRDNL
- the rsmA gene encoding 16S rRNA (adenine(1518)-N(6)/adenine(1519)-N(6))-dimethyltransferase RsmA; protein product: MRIADYSVTKAVLERHGFTFKKSFGQNFLTDTNILQKIVDTAEIDDQVNVIEIGPGIGALTEFLAERAAEVMAFEIDHRLVPILADTLRDFDNVTVVNEDILKVDLAQHIQNFKNPDLPIKVVANLPYYITTPILMHLIESGIPFSEFVVMMQKEVADRISAQPNTKAYGSLSIAVQYYMTAKVAFIVPRTVFVPAPNVDSAILKMVRRPEPAVTVKDENFFFKVCKASFTHRRKTLWNNLTGYFGKTDEIKDKLTKALDQAGLSPSVRGEALSLEEFASLADALKGQGL